In Nocardioides cavernae, a single genomic region encodes these proteins:
- a CDS encoding aldehyde dehydrogenase family protein: protein MLPEVGQLVDGEWHVPDERLDLVLEDPFRGERLDAAVASDEASVERAVQAAHDAHESGAWADRPPVARAEVLDAVAGALEAELSRLAELEAFATGVPVRQTSIVGVIVPGAFRLAAEMLRAGILLEHHEGPAGNPVEVHRLPLGPALCLVPWNAPAPMAAHKVASSLAAGAATILKPSEFAPYATTELARTVGSVLADAGLPGGVFQLVQGGPGVGGRLVNDQRIRAVSFTGGLAGGRAIAAACASDFTALQLELGGNNPLVVLPDADPEDAARSAVDLLTTLNGQWCRALGRLVLPAAGAQEILELVLARLALLQAGDPLDEATDLGPVVHSVHLARLRAAIAERTRAGGVAHASTHVPEGPGHFLAPTLLTGVPVEQSVHEIFGPVATVHTYDTEEQALAVANGTPYGLEGYVLGEDTERALSFARRVRAGEVKVNGSSIMSLHLMTPRPAWGLSGLGEEGTVETIRAFTGARVVGVEGGHALHAR from the coding sequence GTGCTTCCTGAGGTCGGCCAGCTCGTCGACGGGGAGTGGCACGTCCCCGACGAGCGCCTGGACCTCGTGCTGGAGGACCCGTTCCGGGGCGAGAGGCTCGATGCTGCCGTCGCGAGCGACGAGGCATCGGTCGAGCGGGCCGTGCAGGCCGCGCACGACGCGCACGAGTCGGGTGCGTGGGCCGACCGGCCACCGGTCGCTCGTGCCGAGGTCCTCGACGCGGTTGCCGGGGCGCTCGAGGCCGAGCTGTCCCGATTGGCGGAGCTCGAGGCGTTCGCCACCGGAGTCCCGGTGCGGCAGACCTCGATCGTGGGAGTCATCGTCCCGGGGGCCTTCCGGCTGGCTGCCGAGATGCTGCGGGCCGGCATCCTCCTCGAGCACCACGAGGGCCCCGCCGGGAACCCGGTCGAGGTGCACCGGTTGCCGCTGGGCCCGGCCCTGTGCCTGGTGCCGTGGAACGCCCCGGCCCCGATGGCCGCCCACAAGGTCGCCAGCTCGCTGGCGGCGGGAGCAGCCACGATCCTCAAGCCGAGCGAGTTCGCGCCCTACGCGACGACCGAGCTGGCCCGCACCGTGGGCTCCGTGCTCGCCGACGCCGGCCTGCCCGGTGGCGTGTTCCAGCTCGTGCAGGGCGGCCCCGGTGTCGGCGGCCGCCTCGTCAACGACCAGCGGATCCGGGCGGTGTCCTTCACCGGCGGTCTGGCGGGTGGCCGCGCGATCGCCGCGGCCTGCGCCTCCGACTTCACCGCCCTCCAGCTCGAGCTCGGCGGCAACAACCCGCTGGTCGTGCTGCCCGACGCCGACCCCGAGGACGCCGCCCGGTCCGCTGTCGACCTGTTGACCACGCTGAACGGCCAGTGGTGCCGGGCGCTCGGTCGATTGGTGCTGCCCGCTGCCGGCGCACAGGAGATCCTCGAGCTGGTGCTCGCGCGCCTGGCCCTGCTGCAGGCCGGTGACCCCCTGGACGAGGCGACCGACCTGGGACCGGTCGTCCACTCGGTGCACCTGGCCCGGCTCCGTGCGGCCATCGCCGAACGCACCCGGGCCGGCGGCGTGGCCCACGCCAGCACGCACGTGCCCGAGGGCCCGGGCCACTTCCTCGCCCCGACGCTGCTCACCGGCGTGCCGGTGGAGCAGTCGGTCCACGAGATCTTCGGCCCGGTCGCGACCGTGCACACCTACGACACCGAGGAGCAGGCCCTCGCGGTGGCCAACGGCACCCCCTACGGCCTCGAGGGCTACGTGCTGGGTGAGGACACCGAGCGGGCGCTCTCCTTCGCGCGCCGGGTGCGCGCCGGGGAGGTCAAGGTCAACGGCTCCTCGATCATGAGCCTGCACCTGATGACGCCCCGACCTGCCTGGGGACTGTCCGGCCTCGGCGAGGAGGGCACCGTGGAGACCATCCGTGCCTTCACCGGCGCCCGCGTCGTCGGGGTCGAGGGCGGCCACGCCCTGCACGCGCGATGA
- a CDS encoding isocitrate lyase/PEP mutase family protein, which translates to MSTPPERLRVLLAGPDLVHLPGVYDAVTARLAARAGARGVCLSGAVASAVALGVPDLGFVNGSDIAARATQVTGVLDGLPVLADADTGYGNALQARRTAQTYAAAGLAGLHLEDQVAPKRCGHLAGKAVVGVAEAAGRVRAAVEAGSGLVIVARTDALSVDGVDAVVERCLAFAAAGADALFVEGAGADVIARVGAAVRAAHGREVPFVHNRSEAGGPVEQGPDDDELRALGVRLVIHPVSGLLAAARAAAASYDAIVASGHAGGTPRMDWTELTDLLDLPGQLRLEHRYADPVDAR; encoded by the coding sequence ATGAGCACGCCTCCGGAGCGGCTCCGGGTGCTGCTGGCCGGCCCGGACCTGGTGCACCTGCCCGGTGTCTACGACGCCGTCACGGCGCGGCTCGCCGCCCGGGCCGGGGCCCGCGGTGTCTGCCTCTCCGGCGCGGTCGCCTCGGCGGTCGCGCTGGGTGTGCCGGACCTGGGCTTCGTCAACGGGTCGGACATCGCGGCCCGCGCGACCCAGGTGACCGGAGTGCTCGACGGGCTGCCGGTGCTCGCCGATGCGGACACCGGCTACGGCAACGCCCTGCAGGCGCGGCGTACTGCCCAGACCTACGCCGCGGCCGGCCTCGCCGGGCTGCACCTGGAGGACCAGGTAGCCCCCAAGCGCTGCGGCCACCTGGCCGGAAAGGCGGTCGTCGGCGTCGCCGAGGCCGCGGGTCGGGTCCGGGCCGCGGTCGAGGCCGGCAGCGGCCTGGTGATCGTGGCCCGCACCGACGCGCTCTCCGTGGACGGGGTCGACGCGGTGGTCGAGCGCTGCCTGGCCTTCGCGGCGGCCGGTGCCGACGCCTTGTTCGTGGAGGGTGCCGGCGCTGACGTGATCGCCCGGGTCGGTGCCGCGGTCCGGGCCGCGCACGGGCGCGAGGTCCCGTTCGTGCACAACCGCTCGGAGGCCGGCGGCCCGGTCGAGCAGGGCCCCGACGACGACGAGCTGCGGGCGCTCGGCGTCCGACTGGTCATCCACCCCGTCTCGGGGCTGCTGGCCGCGGCGCGCGCGGCCGCGGCGTCCTACGACGCGATCGTGGCCTCGGGTCACGCAGGAGGTACCCCGCGGATGGACTGGACCGAGCTCACCGACCTGCTCGACCTGCCCGGCCAGCTCCGGTTGGAGCACCGCTACGCCGATCCGGTGGACGCGCGATGA
- a CDS encoding FAD-dependent oxidoreductase: MTAPGGAGRTVGEVLVVGAGPVGLTAALCLARRGIGVTVLEAGDGLATESRASTYHPPSLEMLAELGVLEPLLQRGIISTAFQYRDRRGGPIAELDLGVLAADTPFPFRVQCEQSKLTPILLEQLLACPSASVHFGQQVVAVVDDGLTTVVRTAAGREWRGDWVVGADGASSAVRRAIGVQFEGITYPERFLVVSTTEDLTAALPGIASVNYVFDPDEWLVLLRTPEHWRILFPTDPDTADHEETAPARVQARLRGVADLGRPWALLHASLYRVHQRVADRFRVGRTLLVGDAAHVNNPLGGMGMNSGLHDAVLVGAALGDVITGTGVIDELDGVLDRRREVALSYVRTVTHDNWKQLRETDAEARDAHHASLRHLAADPEAARDYLLRTSMIDSLRERRPAADAVGG, encoded by the coding sequence ATGACGGCGCCGGGCGGAGCCGGCCGCACCGTGGGTGAGGTCCTGGTCGTCGGAGCCGGCCCGGTCGGACTGACCGCGGCCCTGTGCCTGGCACGCCGGGGCATCGGGGTGACGGTGCTGGAGGCCGGCGACGGTCTCGCCACCGAGTCCCGCGCCTCGACCTACCACCCGCCCAGCCTGGAGATGCTCGCCGAGCTCGGCGTGCTCGAGCCGCTGCTCCAGCGCGGCATCATCTCCACCGCCTTCCAGTACCGCGACCGCCGTGGCGGCCCGATCGCCGAGCTCGACCTCGGCGTCCTGGCCGCGGACACGCCCTTCCCGTTCCGCGTGCAGTGCGAGCAGAGCAAGCTCACTCCGATCCTGCTCGAGCAGCTGCTCGCGTGCCCGTCCGCCTCGGTCCACTTCGGTCAGCAGGTCGTCGCTGTGGTCGACGACGGACTGACGACGGTGGTCCGCACCGCCGCCGGGCGGGAGTGGCGCGGCGACTGGGTCGTCGGCGCCGACGGAGCGAGCTCGGCCGTGCGTCGGGCCATCGGGGTCCAGTTCGAGGGCATCACCTACCCCGAGCGCTTCCTCGTGGTCTCGACCACCGAGGACCTCACCGCCGCGCTGCCCGGCATCGCCTCGGTCAACTATGTCTTCGACCCCGACGAGTGGCTGGTGCTGCTGCGCACCCCGGAGCACTGGCGGATCCTCTTCCCGACCGATCCCGACACCGCCGACCACGAGGAGACCGCACCCGCCCGGGTCCAGGCCCGACTGCGCGGAGTGGCTGACCTCGGTCGCCCGTGGGCACTGCTGCACGCTTCCCTCTACCGCGTGCACCAGCGGGTCGCCGACCGGTTCCGGGTAGGCCGCACCCTGCTGGTCGGCGACGCCGCCCACGTGAACAACCCCCTGGGCGGCATGGGCATGAACAGCGGCCTGCACGACGCCGTGCTCGTCGGTGCGGCGCTGGGCGACGTCATCACCGGCACTGGCGTCATCGACGAGCTCGACGGCGTGCTGGACCGTCGCCGCGAGGTCGCGCTCTCCTACGTCAGGACGGTCACCCACGACAACTGGAAGCAGCTGCGCGAGACCGACGCCGAGGCCCGGGACGCACACCACGCCTCGCTGCGCCACCTGGCGGCCGACCCCGAGGCGGCGCGCGACTACCTCCTGCGCACCTCGATGATCGACTCGCTGCGCGAGCGACGACCCGCAGCTGACGCGGTCGGCGGATGA
- a CDS encoding aldehyde dehydrogenase family protein — translation MRLARENPSRTDECVGVVEIADAAVVGAAVGRASAAQPAWARVPVPERSRLLHAAADRVASEQDAIAELMARETGKVLPDCRGEVAFAVTVLRWAADTAARLLVDREVDDDLGRLLLRHRPYGVVAAVTPWNAPVVLAVLKVGPALATGNTVVVKPSPLAPFAVARFLDLVADRLPDGALQVVQGDATTSAALVGHPGVDRVAFTGGEAAGRAIGELAGRSLTPSLLELGGNDPAILLADVVLDDAAMDRMVMAAFATSGQVCMAVKRLYVHRSRHAELIDGLRAAADRVLCWGDAMHPGVTMGPLVSAAAACRVGDLLERAVGGGAYAIRIGRQDDATDPGRGHYLAPHLVLGTGDDDALVAEEQFGPVLPVLSFRTEEEALTRANSGDLGLGASVWSADEDHAFDLARRLDAGFTFVNTHNRTGLALRAPFGGVKRSGWGREYGDEGLLEHVQTCVVHAPGPFRPGGTGLGATAYPTG, via the coding sequence ATGAGGCTGGCCCGGGAGAACCCGTCTCGCACCGACGAGTGCGTCGGTGTGGTCGAGATCGCCGACGCCGCCGTGGTGGGCGCCGCCGTGGGTCGCGCGAGCGCCGCGCAGCCGGCGTGGGCCCGGGTCCCGGTCCCCGAACGGTCGCGGCTGCTGCACGCGGCGGCCGACCGGGTGGCGTCCGAGCAGGACGCGATCGCGGAGCTGATGGCCCGGGAGACCGGCAAGGTGCTGCCCGACTGCCGCGGTGAGGTGGCGTTCGCCGTCACCGTCCTCCGCTGGGCCGCGGACACGGCCGCCCGGCTGCTCGTCGACCGCGAGGTGGACGACGACCTCGGTCGCCTGCTCCTGCGGCACCGTCCCTACGGCGTGGTCGCGGCCGTCACGCCCTGGAACGCGCCGGTGGTCCTCGCCGTGCTCAAGGTCGGCCCCGCCCTGGCCACCGGCAACACGGTCGTCGTGAAGCCCTCCCCGCTGGCGCCGTTCGCCGTGGCCCGGTTCCTCGACCTGGTCGCCGACCGGCTCCCGGACGGCGCGCTCCAGGTCGTCCAGGGCGACGCGACCACCTCCGCCGCGCTGGTCGGTCATCCCGGCGTCGACCGGGTCGCCTTCACGGGCGGAGAGGCCGCCGGCCGGGCGATCGGGGAGCTGGCCGGCCGCTCGCTCACCCCGTCCCTGCTCGAGCTGGGTGGCAACGACCCGGCGATCCTGCTCGCCGACGTGGTCCTGGACGACGCAGCGATGGACCGGATGGTGATGGCCGCCTTCGCCACCAGCGGCCAGGTCTGCATGGCGGTCAAGCGGCTCTACGTCCACCGATCCCGGCACGCCGAGCTGATCGACGGCCTTCGCGCCGCCGCCGACCGGGTGCTGTGCTGGGGTGACGCGATGCACCCCGGGGTCACCATGGGACCCCTGGTGTCGGCAGCCGCGGCGTGCCGGGTGGGAGACCTGCTCGAGCGCGCCGTCGGAGGAGGTGCCTATGCCATCCGGATCGGCCGGCAGGACGACGCCACCGACCCCGGCCGGGGCCACTACCTCGCCCCGCACCTGGTGCTCGGGACGGGGGACGACGACGCGCTGGTCGCCGAGGAGCAGTTCGGCCCGGTGCTGCCCGTGCTCTCCTTCCGCACCGAGGAGGAGGCGCTGACCCGCGCCAACTCCGGCGACCTCGGCCTCGGTGCCTCGGTCTGGTCGGCCGACGAGGACCACGCCTTCGACCTGGCGCGCCGACTCGACGCCGGATTCACCTTCGTCAACACCCACAACCGCACTGGCCTGGCCCTGCGTGCGCCGTTCGGCGGCGTCAAGCGCTCGGGCTGGGGGCGGGAGTACGGCGACGAGGGGCTGCTCGAGCACGTCCAGACCTGCGTCGTGCACGCGCCTGGGCCGTTCAGGCCGGGTGGCACCGGGCTCGGCGCGACGGCGTACCCGACCGGCTGA
- a CDS encoding oxidoreductase, with amino-acid sequence MSQSLKFVQEHLDEAAPTDVSEVFGAWQALVERLRAKVADRFELERDPSTEVLEDFGSETGPRGRVRAYTGPEIDWMVHSHMENAAQGFCNVHLTIWLGPQVKVPHFGMALGCFPQGWVYLDSVPRSYLVTDTESFDRYFEPVNERWEQVRNDHPEMEPFVSRSAFVRAGLSPTAFCYMAPADQQMTDLVTELAEEHLDRWLRWVDEAEAVPAEERPALAAADEAIRRNIAERDPANVMGDRFFGPETTHRLVRALWGGDRVLARPLDR; translated from the coding sequence ATGAGCCAGAGCCTGAAGTTCGTCCAGGAGCACCTCGACGAGGCGGCGCCGACCGACGTCTCGGAGGTGTTCGGGGCCTGGCAGGCGCTGGTCGAGCGGCTCCGGGCGAAGGTGGCGGACCGGTTCGAGCTCGAGCGGGATCCCTCGACCGAGGTGCTCGAGGACTTCGGCTCCGAGACCGGCCCGCGCGGCCGGGTCCGGGCCTACACCGGGCCCGAGATCGACTGGATGGTGCACTCGCACATGGAGAACGCCGCCCAGGGCTTCTGCAACGTGCACCTGACGATCTGGCTCGGCCCGCAGGTCAAGGTCCCGCACTTCGGGATGGCGCTCGGCTGCTTCCCGCAGGGCTGGGTCTACCTCGACTCGGTCCCGCGGAGCTACCTGGTGACCGACACCGAGTCCTTCGACCGCTACTTCGAGCCGGTCAACGAGCGGTGGGAGCAGGTGCGCAACGACCACCCTGAGATGGAGCCGTTCGTGAGCCGCAGCGCATTCGTGCGCGCCGGGCTGTCCCCGACCGCCTTCTGCTACATGGCCCCGGCCGACCAGCAGATGACCGACCTGGTGACCGAGCTCGCCGAGGAGCACCTCGACCGCTGGCTGCGCTGGGTCGACGAGGCCGAGGCGGTCCCCGCGGAGGAGCGTCCCGCGCTCGCAGCGGCCGACGAGGCGATCCGCCGCAACATCGCCGAGCGCGACCCGGCCAACGTGATGGGCGACCGGTTCTTCGGCCCCGAGACCACCCACCGCCTGGTGCGGGCCCTGTGGGGCGGCGACCGGGTGCTGGCCCGCCCGCTGGACCGATGA
- a CDS encoding dienelactone hydrolase family protein, with protein sequence MTAPVLVRALRSAAHVPGAEAPYDTVHLTVRYPALAPRDDVERMSGRLAADTAAAPYPVVVLVPGVNVAAESYRWLAVRLVEAGFVVVGYDWVGELFPGEHGLTPGVDITACGPDHYGERPTTHALRPVLEAVSRLADAGPLAGLLDLDSVGLVGHSAGGTVALQSAAPAWFPEVRAVVTYGAHTMASQMLGYPPSTLLPAPVQAPVLLVAGTDDGVVAASAIRYGERAGAAGHDPIERTWAEALPATTEAWLVRLAGAGHMLAAHPDDPSTARGFLETPTDADQDRLRDTFAHVVTTFLHAQLRGDTAAKGRLEHLAEHPEPEIADIRRR encoded by the coding sequence ATGACCGCGCCCGTGCTGGTCCGGGCGCTCCGCAGCGCGGCGCACGTGCCGGGCGCGGAGGCGCCGTACGACACCGTGCACCTCACCGTGCGCTACCCCGCTCTCGCTCCGCGCGACGACGTCGAGCGGATGAGCGGCCGGCTCGCCGCCGACACCGCCGCGGCGCCGTACCCGGTCGTGGTGCTGGTGCCCGGTGTCAACGTGGCCGCGGAGTCCTACCGGTGGCTGGCTGTGCGGCTCGTCGAGGCCGGCTTCGTCGTCGTCGGCTACGACTGGGTCGGCGAGCTGTTCCCGGGGGAGCACGGGCTGACCCCCGGCGTCGACATCACGGCGTGCGGGCCCGATCACTACGGAGAACGGCCGACGACCCATGCCCTGCGTCCGGTGCTGGAGGCCGTCAGCCGGCTTGCTGACGCCGGGCCGCTGGCCGGCCTGCTCGACCTCGACTCGGTCGGCCTGGTCGGCCACTCCGCCGGCGGCACCGTCGCGCTCCAGTCGGCGGCTCCGGCCTGGTTCCCGGAGGTGCGGGCGGTGGTGACCTACGGCGCCCACACGATGGCCTCCCAGATGCTGGGCTACCCGCCCAGCACCCTGCTGCCAGCGCCCGTGCAGGCGCCGGTGCTGCTGGTGGCCGGCACCGACGACGGAGTCGTCGCCGCCAGCGCGATCCGGTACGGCGAGCGGGCCGGCGCCGCCGGCCACGACCCGATCGAGCGCACCTGGGCCGAGGCACTGCCGGCCACCACCGAGGCCTGGCTGGTGCGGCTCGCCGGAGCCGGACACATGCTGGCCGCGCACCCCGACGACCCGTCGACGGCCCGGGGCTTCCTGGAGACCCCGACCGACGCTGACCAGGACCGGCTGCGGGACACCTTCGCCCACGTGGTGACGACATTCCTGCACGCCCAGCTGCGCGGCGACACCGCCGCCAAGGGCCGGCTCGAGCACCTCGCCGAGCACCCCGAACCCGAGATCGCCGACATCCGGCGACGCTAG
- a CDS encoding aromatic ring-hydroxylating dioxygenase subunit alpha gives MFKNFWYGVEFSSDVQVGSPKKVKVLGQQLVLYRKPSDGKVVAMSDLCVHRGAALSEGTVKGDCIVCPYHGWEYSPEGEVQKIPAHPEKGIPRKARIDAYPVVEKHMMIWVFMGDLPEEERPPIPDWSAVDDTETYRAVTGTFLWKSNYERILENGVDIAHTPFVHAGSFGNPDKPEVPEFEVETSPWHCKASVKLNPPKPQGIWGKMNPDKGDLLNRPLVPVSTTWWLPNAILLEVDLPMGKLKIFDVNIPIDEETTLVKFIALRTFFKGKWADKDARRRVFKVLKQDEAVVDTVRPELLPFDLSDELHVKSDYNQVLYRRRRRELIEAGWSVEGNTIVGEGTSARVEARVIPSPIRREVPELASAWNFKEVRSRQLLESEAARRTPTSTPTTQATPDVDDDEPESMPTTEVTV, from the coding sequence ATGTTCAAGAACTTCTGGTACGGCGTCGAGTTCAGCTCCGACGTCCAGGTCGGCAGCCCCAAGAAGGTGAAGGTCCTGGGCCAGCAGCTGGTGCTCTACCGCAAGCCCAGCGACGGGAAGGTCGTGGCGATGTCCGACCTGTGCGTCCACCGGGGCGCAGCGCTCTCGGAGGGCACGGTCAAGGGCGACTGCATCGTGTGCCCCTACCACGGCTGGGAGTACAGCCCCGAGGGTGAGGTGCAGAAGATCCCGGCGCACCCGGAGAAGGGCATTCCGCGCAAGGCGCGGATCGACGCCTACCCCGTGGTCGAGAAGCACATGATGATCTGGGTTTTCATGGGCGACCTGCCCGAGGAGGAGCGTCCGCCGATCCCCGACTGGTCGGCCGTCGACGACACCGAGACGTACCGCGCGGTGACCGGCACCTTCCTCTGGAAGTCCAACTACGAGCGGATCCTCGAGAACGGCGTCGACATCGCGCACACGCCGTTCGTGCACGCCGGCTCCTTCGGCAATCCGGACAAGCCTGAGGTGCCCGAGTTCGAGGTCGAGACCTCGCCGTGGCACTGCAAGGCTTCGGTGAAGCTCAACCCACCGAAGCCGCAGGGGATCTGGGGGAAGATGAACCCGGACAAGGGCGACCTCCTGAACCGGCCGCTGGTGCCGGTCTCGACGACGTGGTGGCTGCCGAACGCGATCCTCCTCGAGGTCGACCTGCCCATGGGCAAGCTGAAGATCTTCGACGTCAACATCCCGATCGACGAGGAGACCACCCTCGTCAAGTTCATCGCGCTGCGCACCTTCTTCAAGGGGAAATGGGCCGACAAGGACGCCAGGCGCCGGGTCTTCAAGGTCCTCAAGCAGGACGAGGCCGTGGTCGACACCGTGCGTCCGGAGCTGCTGCCCTTCGACCTGTCCGACGAGCTGCACGTCAAGAGCGACTACAACCAGGTCCTCTACCGCCGCCGCCGCCGCGAGCTGATCGAGGCGGGCTGGTCGGTCGAGGGCAACACGATCGTGGGAGAGGGCACGTCGGCACGGGTGGAGGCGCGGGTCATCCCCTCGCCGATCCGTCGCGAGGTACCCGAGCTCGCGAGTGCCTGGAACTTCAAGGAGGTCCGCAGCCGGCAGCTGCTGGAGTCCGAGGCCGCGCGGCGGACGCCGACGTCGACCCCGACGACCCAGGCCACCCCGGACGTCGACGACGACGAGCCGGAGTCCATGCCGACCACGGAGGTCACGGTATGA
- a CDS encoding SDR family oxidoreductase, with translation MSTTSGRVVVVTGGTRGIGHGLARELLARECRVVICGRSAASVDAAVGALAAAAPGRVSGVPADVTDRASVQALWDHAVATFGRVDVWINNAGLSSPRLPLPEVPVEAVGAVVATNLVGAMNGCAVALAGLAAQPGGGWVWNMEGFGSGGQKQPGMAVYGASKRAVTYLTESLVKEAKDGPVKVGFLSPGIVATDLLVDDYDGQPEAFEKARKIFNILGDRVETVTPWLADRLLAADRNGVRVAWLTTPKAMARFMTAGFRKRDIFASGSPEIAAS, from the coding sequence ATGAGCACAACGTCCGGTCGCGTCGTCGTCGTCACCGGCGGAACCCGCGGCATCGGCCACGGACTGGCGCGCGAGCTCCTCGCGCGCGAGTGCCGGGTGGTCATCTGCGGCCGGTCCGCAGCGAGCGTGGACGCCGCCGTCGGTGCCCTCGCCGCGGCCGCGCCGGGTCGGGTGAGCGGCGTCCCTGCCGACGTCACCGACCGCGCGTCGGTGCAGGCGCTCTGGGACCACGCCGTCGCGACCTTCGGCCGCGTCGACGTGTGGATCAACAACGCCGGCCTCTCCTCGCCGCGACTGCCCTTGCCAGAGGTGCCGGTCGAGGCGGTGGGTGCCGTGGTCGCGACCAACCTGGTGGGCGCGATGAACGGGTGTGCGGTGGCCCTGGCCGGCCTCGCGGCTCAGCCGGGCGGCGGCTGGGTCTGGAACATGGAGGGCTTCGGCTCCGGCGGGCAGAAGCAGCCCGGGATGGCCGTGTACGGCGCCAGCAAGCGCGCGGTGACCTACCTGACCGAGTCGCTGGTCAAGGAGGCCAAGGACGGACCCGTCAAGGTCGGCTTCCTCTCCCCGGGCATCGTGGCCACCGACCTCCTGGTCGACGACTACGACGGTCAGCCGGAGGCCTTCGAGAAGGCACGCAAGATCTTCAACATCCTCGGCGACCGGGTCGAGACCGTGACCCCCTGGTTGGCGGACCGGTTGCTGGCTGCCGACAGGAACGGAGTCCGGGTCGCGTGGCTCACCACGCCGAAGGCCATGGCTCGTTTCATGACCGCCGGATTCAGGAAGCGCGACATCTTCGCATCCGGGTCCCCCGAGATCGCGGCGTCCTGA
- a CDS encoding maleate cis-trans isomerase family protein: MTDRLGWRRKFGVIAPSTNTIVQPEFAMMSVPGVTSHFSRIHIRDQNMDSDDGMERLLEQIREEIGGACERVLTCEPDYMVMGMSAETFWDGVEGNRAFKKQITGITGLDVATGAEACERALHLFGARKIGVVTPYQPIGDENVVKFFGELGFEVASIKGLKCPTAVSIAHVSEAELRDAIFEVNESDVDAIVQCGTNLCMTTLADEAERWLDKPVIAINAATWWMALRDNGIEDRLQGLGTLLREH; the protein is encoded by the coding sequence ATGACCGACCGCCTCGGCTGGCGCCGCAAGTTCGGCGTGATCGCCCCGAGCACCAACACGATCGTGCAGCCCGAGTTCGCGATGATGTCGGTCCCCGGCGTCACCTCGCACTTCTCGCGGATCCACATCCGCGACCAGAACATGGACTCCGACGACGGCATGGAGCGACTGCTCGAGCAGATCCGCGAAGAGATCGGGGGCGCGTGCGAGCGGGTGCTCACCTGCGAGCCCGACTACATGGTGATGGGGATGAGCGCCGAGACCTTCTGGGACGGCGTGGAGGGCAACCGCGCCTTCAAGAAGCAGATCACCGGCATCACCGGGCTCGACGTCGCGACCGGTGCCGAGGCCTGCGAGCGCGCGCTGCACCTCTTCGGTGCCCGCAAGATCGGCGTGGTCACGCCGTACCAGCCGATCGGTGACGAGAACGTCGTGAAGTTCTTCGGCGAGCTCGGCTTCGAGGTCGCCTCCATCAAGGGACTGAAGTGCCCGACGGCCGTCTCCATCGCCCACGTGAGCGAGGCGGAGCTGCGGGACGCGATCTTCGAGGTCAACGAGTCCGACGTGGACGCGATCGTCCAGTGCGGCACCAACCTGTGCATGACCACGCTCGCCGACGAGGCCGAGCGTTGGCTGGACAAGCCGGTGATCGCGATCAACGCCGCCACGTGGTGGATGGCGCTGCGCGACAACGGGATCGAGGACCGGCTGCAGGGCCTCGGCACGCTCCTGCGCGAGCACTGA